A region of the Chroicocephalus ridibundus chromosome 1, bChrRid1.1, whole genome shotgun sequence genome:
TCTTCAGACCAACTTCTATTGCTTTTGGCCTCTGACCTTTTCTTGGTGTGCCTTTCTTCTGTGAAGTCTTTGACCTTTGCAGTGGCCTCTGGCTGAACAGCCTCAGCTAAATCTTTCCTGCTTTGCCGGCCCAACTTGCCGGACGGGGATCTCTCTGGTGACACCTGCTGCTCCCATAGTTCCCTAAGATGCTGCAGGTGACGCTGCTTTTTGGGATGGAGCCCTGTTAATTCAATGCACACCTTCAGGTTGGTCACCTCATTACAATTGGGCTCTTCTAAGTGGTTAGAGGAATTGTTTGTCATTTCCCTCTCAGGCCAGTCATCTAatggaaaaataactaaaaattaatcaaaaagcCCCCTCAACTTAAAACAAAAGCTACATTTCACTTTCGGGGCATATAGTCTCAGCTTTACCACCACACTATGCATTTTAAAGGTTCGCTCATTAAGGGTTACATGCACTACAGTAACTTGCACCGCTGTGGCTACAGTGTCCAACGACTAGTGCTTTACCCTTATATGCcaagatttttatatatacatatatatatatacacatatatatacatacatatatatacatatatataattttaagtgAAATGACAGTGCTCACATTAGTAACTATCAAGTTCAAAAATGGAAACACATTAAGCCAAAGGGACGTTCCTTTCACAAGACATTCCTTGAGAGAGACCAAAGCAAAATGCTGCCTTACCTTTGGAGttcttcttcttttttgcttttgatatAAGTTCATCCTGCAGTTCATCCACAAAGTTTTCATTTTGGCTGCCATCATTTTGCACTCTCTCACCAGAGTGTTTACGCTTCCTGTCCAGACGTGGACATGGATGTTGGCCAATATCTTCTGTTGGCTGGTCTTCCGCTTTTTCATATATAGAATGCCTCTCTAAATAACATTGCTCATTTGAGAGATCTTTTTCCTCTGGAGTTTCAAGAAAGTGACCTTGGTTGTTTTCTGTACTAGTAAAGTtacctaaaaatgaaaaaaacaaacaccacaagacctaataaatacaaaacaattaATTGTGAGAAAGCTACGATCTCTGATCTCTTCAATGTCATCTCCACCATGACTTATGGTTTATGAGGCatgcaaataaacacaaaaccTTACTTCAGAACAAGCCTCCTCTGGTCAGCCTAAGGCAGGAGTTTCCTCAGTGGCTAAGTACAACCCCCCAAAAGCACAATACTTCGTGTTGTTTTTACATCAATTTAAGAAGCACAACATTCACAATACTTGTAGCCATCGAAACATCACaatatgcttttttaaatacagaaacatcttCAGATATCGAAAGCGCAGACCCTTTTCAGAAAGCGACCCTGCCCCCCAAAACCATGATAAGTAATAACCCAAGCTTCACTGTGCAAtgactttcttttcagaaatacctTCTGATGATAATAAAGTATCAGTCTTCCGCTGATTCCTAATCCTTCCCTAACTTCTCGCATCGAATTGCAGAGTCTGACTTAAAAGCTTTCGTCCCTTCTTCTGGAGATACAAATGGGATACGGAGCACGCACACACGTACACGGGAATACCACTAAGAATAGCTGTGATATTTTGCAAAAAGCACTACTCGAATCCAAGGTTATAAAAAGGCTTCCTCCTCGCTTCAAGTAACCAGCCAGTCACCGTACATCACATGATCTTTGTCACCTCCTTTTAAAAAAGACCTCGCTTTTTTCAGGCAAtatttccagcagcagcaaccgGGTGAGCTTTGGAAAGCTTACAAGAAACTAGTCTGACAAACTAGCCCCAAAACACCTACGTTGCCATGCTTGCCCTAcgttcagcttcccctctccAGTACTGTTCCCTCAAATTTAGAGACAGCTTAAGTGATTTTAAATGGATGCTTGCTTAAAACAGCAGTTAATCATCATCTTGAACAggtattttttcttgcatttaaacCGCACTAGCCGAGGCACAGTTAGGCAGACATGGGGCACAGACTGCAACACGGTTAATCAGCTTCCTATTTACAATTCTCACAAACAAGTTGCTTTTCCCAGGCATTTTAGCCCTCCTGGCTGACCAACACTCCTTCTGCACGTCTGCCGCTCTTTGGCAAACTGTCCATATGCTCCGTCCTACTTCCCCACGGCTCACTgccccttttcctcttcctcgtccttgcctttcctccttctcccacttCCCTTCCTGCAAACACATTTGGTTTCCTACCTGGACTCCTGAcagtttcccttccctccccttcatCCTCCCAGTCCTTACTCAGCTTCCTCCCCAGTACAGCCTGGCCTTCAacttctgctcttcctcctccacagcccccctctcccctctgagACCCACCACACCAGTGAGACCCACCACACCAGTATCCAGGCCCTGGCAGCCCCTGGATGCAGCCCAGTTCCATCCCGCCTTACCCCAGGAGCACCTTTCTACAGCTCTGCCAACATCTTCTGGCTTGACGACTGTCCTTGAAATCCCTGTTGTCAGCAATGGAAGGCTGAGGCGGAGAAAAAAACCTCTCCGATGAGATTTTTCTTCAACACAATTTGGAAAAGTCTCCAAGTAGCACCTAGGGCTCTGGAGACGTTTGCAAGCACCAGAGCATCATTTTTACACTGCCTGGGAAGCTGCCTGCAGGGCTGCTTTATAAAACGGCAGAAGACATTTGgccaagaaaaatcaaaacaaaagttgACTTTTTCCAGGCGAGCGGAACGCTCGGGCCATTCTGCTATTTGGCGATGCTCCTCTCCACAAGGCCGTCTGGCCAACACCTGCTCCCTTCAAGACTTTAAAACGCAGTTTGTCACACTTCTTCCAGCCAGCAATGCTGACAcgttccagaaaaaaaagtctctcggCTTACTATGACTGTGCCTCTAAATCGCCAGTGTCACCCCCCGACACCAGAAGGAAACTGGCAATACCCTGTGTCTGCACATCTGGCACAGAGATGCTGCCCAACAGCTGTACCCTACAACCACACCACCCGCACCGGCAGCCCTGTTTCACACAGCGTAAAAGAAGCTGGACCAGCCACGTTCTAAGTAGCACTTTAGAAATGCTTCTATCAGATTTCACTTTACGTCTTTCATGCAACCTGCTACTTTTCCCCCCCGTTCATAAGGAAACATTATACTTATACGCTCGGTTTCCCCGGACAGACCCGGTAAGAGCACTCCTCCACCCCGCTCCCGCTCTTCATAGCCTTCATGTCTCCGGCGGGTACCAGCAGCTACACACTGCGGTTCACACCGCGAGTCGGTAGATCAGGACGGCTTTCCTGCTCCTAACACCGTCTGGCCTGAGAAAAGGCAGGCACATCCTGACCAATTCCCAGAGAAGCTTTCGCAGGGTCAGAGGAAGTATCAGGCTGTaaggaagggtggggggagggggggagtgatGGTCTTAATCTTTGGGGCTTGCAGGAAACAGCAAGCTAATTCCAGCCCGCCACCACCAAAAGCGACCCGCTGCAAATTAATTCCTTGTCTTATCTGCAGAGAGGACTTGGCACAGGGATGCCGAGCGCCGCTCGCTCCGACTGTCCgtgctaaaaaattaaaaagaggggAGAGACATTTTCTGTAACCTCTCTAACAGCCTTTCTCCGGGGCTCCGCGTGCCACTGAAAACAGCACACACGCATTGAAGTTTATCCAAAAAGCCCTCGCTGCCAGCTGCTCTGCCACACCTTTGCTCTCCGGTCACATCTGAGGGGGACATCCTCCCCCCCCGGCCACTAGAGCTCCGTCTCCTTGGCCGCTGAGCCAGAAATCCCTCTCGAGGACTGCCCGCCGCCGCACACGCGTCCCTGAAATCCGTCCCGCTACGTGCGGTTAAGACCATTAGAGAAGCGACATCTCCGCACATTAATCCGGGCTTGCGTAATCATCCTGCATCCACAGGGCAGAACGGGGACAGCGAAGCCGGGCAGACACGTCCTTGCCGATCCgatctcctctgctgctgccaccgccgccgctccccgcctctTCCACAGCCGGATTTTCACCGCGAAAGAACAAAGGTCGGCTGCCGTTCGGGACACGGCCATAGCCCAGGGGCTGCCAAGCTCTCCGCGCTCACACGGACACATCGCACGCCCAGAGGGTTTATTTTCCCCTTGGCACAGCGGCGGCAGCCGCCTCACGGGGCACGGGCTCTATTAATATTTTACCACCGGATTCCATCCACTCCGTCCTCACAAACTGTTTTGCAAGCAACCCGGATCAGACACGACGGCTCCCCAAATTAAGATACGCATGTCAACATGAGGCACGGCAACATAAGCATATCTTGCGTGCCCAACAAAGACAAGGagaatttgtttgcttttgttcaccccacccccccccctcccccgccatgTATCTGCAACATCCTTTCCTCGCCCcgaggaagaaaacaacaaaatacttGGGAGTTTTCTTATCCTCATTATTCAAACAGTGACGAGGTAGCCAGAAACACAGGATAAATGCTGAGTTCTCATAGCAACACACCTCTATGAGTAAGGAGATTAAACTCCTAAACGTCTTCCTTCCTCGAGCCACCGGCCTTTGCCAGTCTCACACCAGCTGCCGAGAACCAGCACCAACAACTCAAAACCACTTCTCACTGTCCTACCCAActagaaaacaaggaagaatgAACCAGATGCTTTTTCCCTATACGGTTTCTGCCTGAAGCGGCGTCTCCTCAGCGCACGGTCTACAAACTCACGAGAAACAGTTACACGCACGCACAAACGCGctacccccaaaaaaaagcaaaaaactttccttcatttttccatCTTCCTGTTGCCGTCAGCTGCTTGAGGCCAGGCCCTCCCATGTGATGCAAACAAGGAAACATAGAGTTTAAGCTGCAATTCTTTTGTTCAAATAACATGGCAGCTAAAAAcagcctttcctcttccctgGAGCAACCTTCTCATTGCACTCACTTACGCAAGGCACCCTTTCTTCATCCGAGAATGGTCACGACTATCCAAAGGCTAAACCCCAGCATTCGTCACGGAGATCACAACATCAGTAAGAAATTCCCCCAAGTCACCTTCAGCATCCAATTCCAAGCATCCCACGGGGCAGAGGGAACCCAGCCgatttcatttttcccctccaagcACCTCTGCTTGGGAACCTTCCACATTTGTTTCCCCCTGCCCAAGCCCTCTGCGCTGCGCAAACAAGCAACGCAACCCCCATTCTCCCCGCGCAGActtctgattttttccttttttttttttttttttttttttatgcactaTGTCCCATCGCAGGAAGGTAATAACTGACCGGGGCAAAGGACATGTTTACTGTCTCCATCTTTCATTTGCTCAGGTATACGCACAGCCCAGCGAGAAAAGCAAAGCAGCGGATTACCATGCAAAGGGACACCGGCACCTCACTCTGACACCAAACATCAGCTCTAAAGGCTCTGGCACGTCACACCATTTACTTTCACCCACAGAAACTGCTTTAACTTTTTCCCCATGACCTCATGCCTTAAGATCAAGTTTTTAACATATcgggttttatttttcccagctAAGGCTTAAACGGGCAGTGTCTTCCTCCTATAAAATTAGCTAAACGGTTAATCGCACCCCTCGCTCAAGAAATTCGCAGCTTGTAGAATTTATTCAGTCTTTCACACTTGGGTATGATTTTTTCAACACCGCTAGAAGAGCTTTGTTATGAACCGACATGCGATCATCACATGCCCGTATTGATGCGCGCGTCCGTGCCAATAGCTTAAATCACTTGATCTCTGAACAATCCTATGACTCATGACATATGCATCCCATAATTTATCATGTTTGTGCTATGGAAATGCACCGGAGCAGCATCGCCTCAGCAACATTTACAAGTCACCTTGGCAACACAAAGCAGCTTCGCGGCTGCTCTCAGAACGCCCGGCAGAACCTAAACGAGATGGGAGAGAATTAAAGCACTTCTACTTTACTCCTTAGCTTTAATTGCTCATTAATTAGCTAACGCGGCTACCTCCCTTAAATCaggcctttggaaaaaaaaaaaaaaaaaaaaaccaaacagcaaacaaaaccacgTCTTTTACCCTTGTCCAGAAGGCACGATGAAGCTTAAGAAGGCTCTCGGAATGGGAAAACCATGCACCGCCAAATCAGAGGAAAAGTTCAAGGAATTGGATATTGTGCCTTCGCTTGCTTCAAAAAAAGTCGGTACGCGTGCTACAACAGTAGGAAAATGAGTAAGTCCCAGGGCAAGCTAAAAAAAGGAGTTTCCATCCCATCAGATGCCTCTGTAAGCATCACCTGCCTGTGCGTTACTTCGCCTTTTGTTGTTGCCGTGGGGCTGGTGGATTCAGAGGAGCCGAGGGGGCGAGCAGCTGCCGGGGCCCCCATCAGCTCCTTGCGCTCCACCACTgactggcgcggcggcagcggcgcagCCCTGACAGCCGGCTCCGCGCCGCAATCACAGTTTCAGTTGCggttttcctcttccctgccGACACCGGGCAGGTGAAGCGCTCGcagcggagccggggcgggggggggggtggtgtgtcaCGCTGTTTTTGCTCCTAAATTCCCCACTCCCGCACAGGACACCAGTTTGTAGCTTTTAGCCAGCGCTGGACGAACGCTCCGTCAAACGTGGTGAAACGTCTTTCCAGCAGCGAGATCGCTTGCAGGGGCCAGAAAGGAAAACGGAAGAGGTTGCAAACCATCAGCTAGCTGCTGTTCGAGAGCTTTAAAGCCAAAGGCACCCTCAGCGTGCTTAGAAATCGGGAGGGCCAGGGAAGGCGAGGGATAAGCAGCCCTGGCTCTCGCCAGGGGAAGAGCGGGCAGAGCCCATCGCCCCTTTGGCCAGTTTCTCGGTGAGAGATGCATCGAGACGGCGGGCGGCTCAAACGCCACCAGAGCACAGGCCACTACACTGGAGGCGTTCAAGAAGTGTGAAACTCGGCTTCCTGATTTATCAGCTGCTATCCTGCGGGGCAGGAGGTGAACCcaccaccataaaaaaaaattctactgaGAACTGGATCTGTACCAGTTAGTATTTGCTGCCGTGAAGGCAGAAGAGGAGCTCCCTCAGCAGAACAGATCCGTGCTTTTAGGAGTTTAGACGTTCGGCCAGACTCCGAAATAGCCTGTTAAGTCAGAGCTAATTAGGAGAGGAACGAACTAATGTACTAACATACTTTCCCTGCTTCCAGTGGTTATTTAACAGTCTCAAACACATTTTAGCCAGCAGATTCAAGTGCTGGAGACCTCACTAAACGATCAATTTAAGGATGCACCGCATCATCAGCCTTTTGCAAGGATGGGAGGCGGGGTGTTTCAGCCAACGATGCTTTAacgctccccctccccgcagcacaccccccccagcagcatGCCCCACGCCCCCGGCcaggctctccctccctcccctgcacccaTTGCCGACCCCGCAGACCACCGTCCCCCTCTGCATCCCCAGACCCATCTCACCCCGATGCCCCAGacccaccctgctgctgctgctgctttccagcacacCCAGGGTGGGATTTAACAGAGGACATCACCACGGCACCCTGAGCCTGCTGGGGAGCAAGGGGGTGCTGCAAGGGGAGGAGCCGGGGCAGCAGCTCTCGGCTTTTGCACAGGGACCCTAAAGGCAACGGTGCCTTCCTCCCCCGAAGCTGCCTCCatgcagctgggagaagggaaagccCGCTCAGCTTCCAGGggctcagcctctccccatcctgGTACCTCCTCCACTTCCACAAGTAAAACTTTCCCTTGCTCTTTTGCCAGGCCGATTCTTGTTGAGGCCGCGATTTCAGTGACAGCCACACCACAGTAACTTGATTTCGGTGAGTAACCGAGCAAGTACGATTGACCAGCATGCTCTCTGccaaaagcattatttaaagaCCAGAACAATAATTCAAAGTTATTAAATTGCCTGAATGAAATTTTCTACTAGCCCCACTCATGAATCTCCACCTACGGAGGAGCACACTTAACCACCGAGTTACACaatgcgcacgcacacacacgcgcacacacacacacacacacacgatgcGGTCTGCAGTGTGTTTCCTCTTGTTTTGCAATACTTTTCAGcatagggttggggtttttttccctgagttgttaAAAACAAAGTAGCAGCAGGAAGAACTGATCCATTCCTTAATtatacaggtaaaaaaaaaagaagctgggaaATTGATGGAAGCCAGATGCTTACCAAGAGTttaacaccaaaacaaaaaaaaagaggcaatttTTCTTgcatacagtaaaaaaaaacaataccatTTAAGTTTGTCTTGCTTTTAGGACAGTGTTTCTAGCACGCAGCCCTCTTGACACCTTGCCGCAGCCTAGAGGGAAGAGCCAGCCCCACCGACCCCACAGGGAATTTCACaggcccccccacacacacacatgcccGCGAGGACCTGTGCTGGCCacccccacgcacccccccggCCTCCGCAGCAAGAAGTCACCCAGGCACACTAGTTTCTCAGAGTTTGGAGTTTTACAGGCAGCCTTTATAGACAAGCCAGCCTGGCAGATGatgtccttccctgctccccatcacccttctctcctccatccttgCTTTGCCTAGAAGCTGCAATAGTGGCATTTCCCAgagctgcagcaccttcaggAACCTAAACTCCTTGCTGCCCCTCACTCTGCCCCCATCTcctttcttcatttaaaacataACCTTAGACCTCCGCTTTCACTGGCTGATGTGGTACTTCATGGATTGAGCAGAACAGACACGGTAACTTTGGTGACAGTTAACTCTCTCTCCTGAAAAGCGGGTACAACCATAGCCAGGAACTTCCAGACCCCGAAACAAGCACGGAGAGCACCAGCCACGCGTGGCAGCTCCGTACCTGCAGAGCCTGAGGTGACAGTGACTTTAACCAGCGAGACACCAGTGACTTTAACACCCCGAGAACACCAAGACTGCGCTGCCCGCCCAGCTTTGCCGCAAGCTACCGCGGCGCAGAGACACGCGTACGCGCTTCGGAAAGCCATCTAAATTCGCTTACATCTGTCATTGTCATTTTGGTCAGCAATGGCATCTTCCAGAGCGACAGACTTTGGCttcttttcactgtttcctttcaAGTTTTCCCAGTCTGCCTGGCTGAATCTGCAGACCTCTGAGTCTTTGGTAGCTGTTTGgccttctctctctttcatctcCAACTCTGAGAAGCGCATCATTGCACGCTAGAAAGAGaattgatatgaaaaaaaaaaaaaaaaaaaagtcttgcgaTAAAAGCTACTTCATTTACCTTACCTTATATGAAagcatttccaaaggaaaaatcgGCTCAAAACCAAGGTTTGAGATAGATAGCTAGGGTAGCAGTTTTAACACACCTGACTTGTAAAGCAGTGTTCTAGCATCTATATGCAAATAGCCACACAATTCTTTcatatataagcatatatatatatatgtaagatatatatataaatgtatactgTATATAAAACAAAAACGTTCTGTTTTGGAGgtaaaaagagacaaaaacaataagaaaaagaaaaaacaaaacaaaaccaaaaagaaaaaaaaaacaaacacaaaaccgtACAATGAATAAAGACGACCATGGCCCACAAACTTCCCTTTGTgtatttggaaatgaaatttaACTCAAAGGTTTATGTAAGAGTCTAGTAATAAAAATTTGAAGAACTGACCTCACAGTAAGCAGCAGGTAGACATAAAATACTGTCCTCTTGTAATCCTTCCATCTATGTAATTAAAATGGGCACTCAATGGATCATTTAGATAATTTCATCCATTTTTATAAGCATAAACCAATTCTTTTCTTAACAATGCAAAAACAATTTGGCTTAACTCATCCCttcattaaaagtaaaatacCTTAAGGATATTCCTACACGGTATCTGTCTGCCATCCCTCGGCATCAACCTCGACACCGCTCCTACTCTTTCCTTTACGCGTTTCGCTTGGCGCAAACGTTGCCTGAGACCCGCTAAATGCATGGCTGCGACTCCTCTCCATCGAGCGGCACGTTTGGCATACTAATCACAACTTCTGGGTACGCTCTGCTAGCTGGCACTACAGGCCAGCCGAGAAATTACAGCCATCGCTAGCGCCAAGGTAACATGCATGCCTGTCCGACTCCCCTCCGCAACTGCACAAACATTTCATACGTACATTAACATTTTTCATCAGGTCTTAGCAAAAGCCCTTTAAAAACCTTACTAGCGCGTGCACACGTAAAAAGCCATACATACTATTCTTTACAGCGCCTGGCTCTCATTAACAAACTTACTTCGGCTACTTAGAACCGTTTCTGGCGAGTACGCCCTAgcgagaaaaaaaacaaaacaaaacaaaacaaaacaaaacaaatctgattTCTTCTCTCAAACTTTAAAACTTGACTGCGACTTGCCACAGAGAAAtaacgacaaaaaaaaaagcgcGGCGGTCGTTGGACCGCGCGGACTCACCTGCAAGGCCCGCTGCTCCCGGCTGAGCTGGCTGGAGTCTGCGTACAGCTCGGTCGTCACACACTTGAATCGATCACCTACGTAACCGGCGGAGTTCGCGATCCTCTTGGCCAACTTGGACGGCTTGGGCTTCAGGATTTTGCCGTCGGCAGACTCCGCGTCGTCGGCTCCGTCTTTGGTATAGCTCTGGTTGGCGTCGATGCCGGGCGGCGCGGTCCCCATGCAGAATGGCTTCGCCTCCTCCTGCACCTTGCCAAAAGCCAGAGCTGGAGCATCGCTCTCGTGAGCGCCTTCCAAGAAAGCGGGCGAAGGCTGGACCGCCACTCTCTCTTTCGGCTGGCTCACAGGCAGGTCTTCTTTCCTTAAGCCGAACACCGACGAACTCTGGGCTTGCTTGAAATTATAGGTTTCGTGAAGATCATTACTTCTTCCAAACTCCTCTCTCATTACAATAAAATCTCTGTGCTGCGACGCCTGCTCTACCTTGTGCTTTGTAGGGTCATTAGCCTGATTACTGCTTTCTGTAGCAAAGTTGGCTTTCGTTACGTTTGCTTCACTTTTAGCCTCTTGCTCGTCGCGCAGAAGATCTGGGAAGAGGTGCTTGTCACTTTTGGCTGAGTTTTTACCGTGGCTGGAGCTCTGGTGCAATTTCAAGCTCTTGTCGCCGGGCACGTCGAAATGCACCTTCCCACCGCTCTCCAGGAGCTCCGGCAACCGGCCCCTCAGAGCCGGGTCCTCGTAGCGGACCCTCTCGTGCGACCGCGACCTCCTTTCCGCCTTCTCCTCCTTAGTGATTTCCAAAGCCGAATGCTGCAGCAGCATGGGGtgcaccatccccatccccagggcatcCTGGTAGGTCATGAActccccgcgccccgccggcagGCTGTAGGGGAGGCCAGGTTTGGGAGCCAGGTGGCCAGGGTAGAGACTGCCGTTGGGCAACAAGACGGGGTGCGGATACACGTGTCCTTTCCCGTGGAGGGAGAGGGGACTGATGGCTATCCCCTCCGGCACCGGGTACGGGAGGTAACTCCTGGGGTAGGGCAGCGGTGGGGAGCGGAACGTCTCGTTGTGGGGCAGGAAGatggggctggaggccagggcggTCTCGCTCGCCTTGAAGTTGGCTTCCTGGCCGCAGGACTTGGCCACCTTATTGCTGTGTTTCGCGGGGGTGGCAACAGGCTGCCCGACGTGCTGTATGACTGAGGCGGTGCTCTCCGCGGAGCTCCGGGACGTCTTGGCGCAATCCACGTTGGCGTTGGGAGCTGGCGACGCCGacgccggccgcccccccgccgaCACCGTCCCCGAAACGCTGCCGACGACCGCCTCCGTGCCCCCCatcctggggcaggaggagctccgCTGCTGCGGGATCACCCAGTCCAGCGCCTTGTTTTTCAGCTGGACGCTCTTCCCACTCTCCTCGCCGGGGCTGGGAccgggaacaatccaggaggaaGGCGCTGTGCTGATAATTTCAGGCCTGTAGATGGGGCAGCCGTTCCCAGGAGAAATAGTTTCCTTCTGAACGATGTCGCTGCCGGGCAAGTGCGTCCCCCCTCCCGCCCTGCCGTGCACCAGCACCGTCGGTGTCATTTTCTTACCATGGTCTGACTTGCTGGCGGTTTCCGCGTCGACGACTTTTGCCGACAAATCCAGCGGTTTGTCAGTGACGTCTTTGGTGGGGGTCTGCTTCTCCAGGAGTGGGGGGGACCGGCCGTCTTTCCGCTCGTGGCCAGCTTTCCGCGCAtggggggcagctggcgggggggcaTCCCCGGCATCGCTGCCCTTGGGGAGCTTCCCGTTGGAGAGGCGGGAGGGTGGGAATTCACCGCCGACGTTGACGTAGGGCTTGGGGAGGGTGACAgcggaggagggagaggtggtgaTCCTGGGGAAGTGTTTGTGGAAGTCGGCGTAGGCATCCCCAACCtgggcgggcagggggaggcggggggatgGCCGGGGCGAGTGGGGCAGCAGGAGCGCAGGGTCAGGCGGGATGTTGGCAGGAGCCGGCTTGGCGGCAGGGACCCGGGGCTGCTTGCTGCTCTGGATGTGGGGGTAGGCATGCGCGTCCACGGGGCCAGTGCCAGGGCTGACACCCATCTTCCACGACAAGCTCTTATCCGGACAGTGCACCAAAGGCGGGATGGCCGGCGATGCCGAAGCCGTCGAGAGCCTCATGGGCGACGCCAGCGACGAGGGGATGTGGGGGGCAACGTAGTGGGAGGGAGGCAGGTATAAAAAACGTTCGCCGTTCGTACACACGGGCGAGTAAGCCAGGTGCTGCGGTAAGCTGTAAGTGGACTGCTGAGGTAGCAATGCCTTGTACATGTTCAACGAATACTTATTTGGTGAGTCAAGGAAAGGGTATATGGTGGGCGTCGCGCCCTCCATATAGGGGTTTACCCAGGGGAGCCTTAGGTAACTAGCACCATTGACACCGAGGGGACTCTGCTTGTCACCCGCAGCTCGGTCCAAACCCAGCGTCTCTCCCGTCGGGACAGAGTTTTTTTGTATTCCAGGTGGCGTTTTGTATATAGCGCTGAAGCCATTCGGGGCTTTTCCAGAGACAGCTGCGTTTTCTACCGCTTCGGGGGGATTAGACTTAAACTGTATCTCTGGATTTCTTTCAGGAGTAAATCCCAGCCCGGCTATCGAACTCGTAGCATCCCGTGATTTTTCTGAGCCGAGTCCGCACAAGCTGGAATAGACAATACTACTGGGGACTCTGAGTCCTTCTCGCATGAGTCCAGACCTGTCCATACTCAGAGCTGTGAGACT
Encoded here:
- the BCOR gene encoding BCL-6 corepressor isoform X5, encoding MLSATPLYGNVHSWMSNERVRMCGINEDRKIPVNDGDAPKSRLELREENHLNHSVVDATTAHRIDSLTALSMDRSGLMREGLRVPSSIVYSSLCGLGSEKSRDATSSIAGLGFTPERNPEIQFKSNPPEAVENAAVSGKAPNGFSAIYKTPPGIQKNSVPTGETLGLDRAAGDKQSPLGVNGASYLRLPWVNPYMEGATPTIYPFLDSPNKYSLNMYKALLPQQSTYSLPQHLAYSPVCTNGERFLYLPPSHYVAPHIPSSLASPMRLSTASASPAIPPLVHCPDKSLSWKMGVSPGTGPVDAHAYPHIQSSKQPRVPAAKPAPANIPPDPALLLPHSPRPSPRLPLPAQVGDAYADFHKHFPRITTSPSSAVTLPKPYVNVGGEFPPSRLSNGKLPKGSDAGDAPPPAAPHARKAGHERKDGRSPPLLEKQTPTKDVTDKPLDLSAKVVDAETASKSDHGKKMTPTVLVHGRAGGGTHLPGSDIVQKETISPGNGCPIYRPEIISTAPSSWIVPGPSPGEESGKSVQLKNKALDWVIPQQRSSSCPRMGGTEAVVGSVSGTVSAGGRPASASPAPNANVDCAKTSRSSAESTASVIQHVGQPVATPAKHSNKVAKSCGQEANFKASETALASSPIFLPHNETFRSPPLPYPRSYLPYPVPEGIAISPLSLHGKGHVYPHPVLLPNGSLYPGHLAPKPGLPYSLPAGRGEFMTYQDALGMGMVHPMLLQHSALEITKEEKAERRSRSHERVRYEDPALRGRLPELLESGGKVHFDVPGDKSLKLHQSSSHGKNSAKSDKHLFPDLLRDEQEAKSEANVTKANFATESSNQANDPTKHKVEQASQHRDFIVMREEFGRSNDLHETYNFKQAQSSSVFGLRKEDLPVSQPKERVAVQPSPAFLEGAHESDAPALAFGKVQEEAKPFCMGTAPPGIDANQSYTKDGADDAESADGKILKPKPSKLAKRIANSAGYVGDRFKCVTTELYADSSQLSREQRALQMEGLQEDSILCLPAAYCERAMMRFSELEMKEREGQTATKDSEVCRFSQADWENLKGNSEKKPKSVALEDAIADQNDNDRCNFTSTENNQGHFLETPEEKDLSNEQCYLERHSIYEKAEDQPTEDIGQHPCPRLDRKRKHSGERVQNDGSQNENFVDELQDELISKAKKKKNSKGLPVFPVSPHMKSLSSSNANSKRQAQPSCTPASRLAAKQQKIKESRKTDGLYTDEEEDFQHASLLQKYSECEKPSGKRQCKTKHLALQERRRRSSLTGDDTTDIENAEDKVTVTRKVRKRPEPTSDGDSSPAKPYEQKPYDRLQQTPTSLPVSQPPQLPVASPPQETTPSRPMPPEARRLIVNKNAGETLLQRAARLGYEEVVLYCLENKVCDVNHRDNAGYCALHEACARGWLSIVRHLLEYGADVNCSAQDGTRPIHDAVENDHLEIVRLLLSYGADPTLATYSGRTIVKMTHSELMETFLTEYLTDLQGRSVDDPGLYWDFYGSSVCDPKDESGFDILANPPGPGDEDEDGFSDVFEFEFSDEPPLPCYNIQVCLSQGPRNWLLLSDVVKRLKMSSRIFRCNFPNLEVVTITEAEFYKQTSLSQLFSCATDLEAFNPESKELLDLVEFTSELKTLLGSSLHWLHPHEDPPFDILW